The stretch of DNA CCATCTTCAACCCTATCCAATACTTAACGTAACATTTGAAAACCATCCCGCAAAGAGACCACTCCTATACTGAGATTTATGGCCACCGTAATAAAATTTTGGAAATACGGTTTTTTATTTGAGGATTTTAAAAGAACATCTGATATCTTAGACTCTGTTCCTTTTTAACTAGTAAACGGAAATACCCCGAAATATCGGGGCTTTTTCAAGTGTCAGATATTCGGGGCATAGTTCACTAATACGAGTGCGCTTTTTTTAATTATTTTACCATAAACAGCTACTTAGAATTAAAATGGGAACCACCAGACATCCAGCGGAAAATCCTTTAAAAGTTTGCTAAGTCAATACGATTTGATAAGTTGACAAATAAATATAAATGTTCCTTTTTTAGTAGGTTATCAGAAATAATAAAATGCACCTATAAGTGTCAAACTTTTTAATGAATTCGAAGGCCGAGAATGGCCTGGGCCACAATGACATGGGGAGTGTCCGAAGCAGCCGGGGTGTCCGTTGCAACGCATTTAACAAACTTGTCATTGAGCCTGTTTTAAGATAATATATAGGAAAGGAAATACACTACAAAACTTTAATGCGAGCAACGTCATCCATTTTATGGTGCCTATTTTAACGGCAAAGATGCCCTTTTCCAGGTCTTCACAAGCCTGGATGTAGGGCATTTTTTTATTTTTCCGGCGTTATCGTACAAGCTCTCACTAAGAAAGGTGGCGGTACCATGCTCAAGAGAATTCTGATCATAGACGACGAGCCCGAGATGGTGGAACTAATCGAGAAGTACCTCAAACGCGAGGGTTTTCAAGTTATTACCGGGAACACGGGCCGGGAGGCCATCCGACTTGCCAAAAGCCAAAAGCCGGACCTGATTATCCTGGATCTAATCATGCCGGAAATGGACGGACTGGAAGCCTGCCAGGTTCTCCGGCGAGACAGCTTAACCCCCATCCTCCTGATCAGCGCCAAAGGTGACGACACCGACAAAGTCCTGGGGCTGGGACTGGGAGCGGACGATTACTTAACCAAACCATTTAGTTTAAACGAACTGGTGGCCCGGGTGAAGGCTCACTTGAGACGTTGCGATTACGCTAAAAAAGCGGCCCCCGATACCGGCTTGGACTTTATTGCCTGCGGCTCCCTGGAGATCAATACCAGGAGTCACGAGGTGCATATGGGGGGCAAACCGGTAATACTGACATCCAAGGAGTTTGAACTGTTGTATTACATGGTTCAAAACGCCAACCAAGTGTTCAACCGGGAGACCCTTTACGAAAAAATCTGGGGCTATGACTCCAGCGGAGACAGCCGAACAGTAATGGTACACATCCGGAGACTGCGGGAAAAGATTGAGGAGGATCCCAATAAGCCCAGATACCTTAAGACCATTTGGGGAACAGGCTATAAATTTTGTGCAAACTAGCAGGTGAAATATGAGAAAGAATCATCAAC from Desulfoscipio gibsoniae DSM 7213 encodes:
- a CDS encoding response regulator transcription factor, with the translated sequence MLKRILIIDDEPEMVELIEKYLKREGFQVITGNTGREAIRLAKSQKPDLIILDLIMPEMDGLEACQVLRRDSLTPILLISAKGDDTDKVLGLGLGADDYLTKPFSLNELVARVKAHLRRCDYAKKAAPDTGLDFIACGSLEINTRSHEVHMGGKPVILTSKEFELLYYMVQNANQVFNRETLYEKIWGYDSSGDSRTVMVHIRRLREKIEEDPNKPRYLKTIWGTGYKFCAN